In Bradyrhizobium sp. 1(2017), one DNA window encodes the following:
- a CDS encoding response regulator has translation MAIPNPNILVVEDDRETRTLIAKYLRNNACNVTAVSDGREMSRAMADHRVDLIILDVMLPGEDGLSLCRKVRAEAQTPIIMLTARGEDVDRIVGLEMGADDYLPKPFNPRELLARINAVLRRQAAAQAASSIEGASTLTFEGWRIDLRLRELRNPEGARVAVTSAEFDLLRTFCERPGRVLSRDSLLDLTQGRNTGSFERSIDVLVSRIRRKIEPSPADPTIIKTVRSGGYLFTPRTEVARTEAASNEAVTAPLSS, from the coding sequence ATGGCCATTCCCAATCCCAACATCCTGGTCGTCGAGGACGACCGCGAAACCCGGACGTTGATCGCGAAGTACCTGCGCAACAACGCCTGCAACGTCACCGCCGTGAGCGACGGCCGCGAGATGTCGCGCGCGATGGCCGACCATCGCGTCGACCTGATCATCCTCGACGTCATGCTGCCGGGCGAGGACGGCCTCAGCCTCTGCCGCAAGGTGCGCGCGGAGGCGCAGACGCCGATCATCATGCTGACCGCGCGCGGCGAGGACGTGGACCGCATCGTCGGCCTCGAGATGGGCGCGGACGACTATCTGCCGAAACCGTTCAACCCGCGCGAGCTGCTCGCCCGCATCAACGCGGTGCTGCGCCGCCAGGCCGCGGCTCAAGCGGCGAGCTCGATCGAAGGCGCCTCCACGCTCACCTTCGAGGGCTGGCGCATCGACCTGCGCCTGCGCGAATTGCGCAATCCCGAAGGCGCGCGCGTCGCGGTGACCAGTGCCGAGTTCGATCTGCTGCGGACGTTCTGCGAGCGGCCCGGCCGCGTACTGTCGCGCGACAGCCTGCTCGACCTCACGCAAGGGCGCAACACCGGCTCGTTCGAGCGCTCCATCGACGTGCTGGTGAGCCGCATCCGCCGCAAGATCGAGCCCAGCCCGGCCGATCCCACCATCATCAAGACGGTGCGCTCCGGCGGCTATCTGTTCACGCCGAGGACCGAAGTTGCAAGAACTGAAGCAGCGAGCAACGAGGCGGTGACCGCGCCCCTGAGCAGCTGA
- a CDS encoding DUF4403 family protein, whose translation MRLTLNLKTILIAVAVLAASFFISLKAMDLLAPRATNSAPPVAQLPPLPPVSKSSIVIAPVAIALSAIRDQAEKAAPRNFAGKADNPISQILENADIGWSAVRGPMAASGDKDVLTISTPLTGKLNVTGSLSSKATGALGDALGSVLGGDAAKRIGAVNIKNLNASAEIKGNVVVTSRPKLAANWHLEPNLGAQVNLGDTNLNVAGAKVNVPAQVKPLIDKNVGEQINAVSERIRNDPSLRENAKVQWAKACRSIPLQGSGSSALPPLWLEMKPVRAIAAQPRVDAQNVTLLLGLEAETRVTSTPTKPDCPFPEKISIVPPTGTGVNIGVPIDVPFTEINKLIAEQMVGRTYPEDGSGPVDVTVKSVNVVPSGNQLLISLLVRAKEKKSWFGLGAEATVHIWGRPVLDQAQQTLRVADIQLAVESEAAFGLLGAAARAVVPQMQQALLQKATLDLKPIAANAREKIAAAIADYQKSEDGLKVDAKIDSLTLADIAFDSKTLRVVAEAGGTLDVSVTKLSGM comes from the coding sequence ATGCGACTGACGTTGAATCTGAAGACGATCCTGATCGCCGTCGCGGTGCTCGCGGCGTCGTTCTTCATCAGCTTGAAGGCGATGGACCTGCTGGCGCCGCGCGCGACCAATTCGGCGCCGCCGGTAGCGCAGCTGCCGCCGCTGCCGCCCGTCTCGAAAAGCTCGATCGTGATCGCGCCGGTCGCGATCGCGCTGTCGGCGATCCGCGACCAGGCCGAAAAGGCCGCGCCGCGAAATTTCGCGGGGAAGGCCGACAACCCCATCTCGCAGATCCTGGAGAACGCCGATATCGGCTGGTCCGCCGTGCGCGGACCGATGGCAGCCAGCGGCGACAAGGACGTGCTGACGATCTCGACGCCGCTCACCGGCAAGCTGAACGTGACGGGCTCGCTGTCGTCGAAGGCCACCGGCGCGCTTGGCGACGCACTCGGCAGCGTGCTCGGCGGCGATGCCGCGAAACGGATCGGCGCCGTCAACATCAAGAACCTGAACGCCAGCGCGGAGATCAAGGGCAACGTCGTCGTCACCTCGCGTCCGAAGCTCGCGGCCAACTGGCACCTCGAGCCCAATCTCGGCGCCCAGGTCAATCTCGGCGACACCAACCTCAACGTCGCCGGCGCCAAGGTCAACGTACCGGCGCAGGTGAAGCCGCTGATCGACAAGAATGTCGGCGAGCAGATCAACGCCGTCTCCGAGCGCATCCGCAACGATCCGTCCCTGCGCGAGAATGCGAAGGTGCAATGGGCCAAGGCCTGCCGCTCGATCCCGCTGCAGGGCTCGGGCTCGTCGGCGCTGCCGCCGCTCTGGCTCGAGATGAAGCCGGTGCGCGCGATCGCGGCGCAGCCGCGCGTCGACGCGCAGAACGTGACGCTGCTGCTCGGCCTCGAGGCCGAGACCCGCGTCACCTCGACGCCGACCAAGCCGGACTGTCCGTTCCCCGAGAAGATCTCGATCGTGCCGCCGACCGGCACGGGCGTGAACATCGGCGTGCCGATCGACGTGCCCTTCACCGAGATCAACAAGCTTATCGCGGAGCAGATGGTCGGGCGCACCTATCCCGAGGATGGCTCCGGCCCGGTCGACGTCACCGTCAAGAGCGTCAACGTCGTTCCCTCCGGCAACCAGTTGCTGATCTCGCTGTTGGTGCGCGCCAAGGAGAAGAAGAGCTGGTTCGGCCTCGGCGCCGAGGCCACCGTGCACATCTGGGGCCGGCCGGTGCTCGACCAGGCGCAGCAGACGCTGCGGGTCGCCGACATCCAGCTCGCGGTGGAATCCGAGGCCGCGTTCGGCCTGCTGGGCGCCGCGGCGCGCGCCGTGGTGCCGCAGATGCAGCAGGCGCTGCTGCAGAAGGCGACGCTGGATCTGAAGCCGATCGCCGCCAACGCGCGCGAGAAGATCGCCGCGGCGATCGCCGACTACCAGAAGAGCGAGGACGGCCTCAAGGTCGATGCGAAAATCGACAGCCTGACCCTCGCCGACATCGCCTTCGATTCCAAGACGCTGCGCGTGGTCGCGGAGGCCGGCGGCACGCTCGACGTCTCAGTGACGAAGCTGTCGGGGATGTAG
- a CDS encoding PRC-barrel domain-containing protein: MMMKSIVAGLAGTALLATVAYAQSPTVTTDKAPTAATTATTTSTTATGQWRTSKMDGLKVYNEANENIGTINDLLMDKSGDIKIAVIGVGGFLGMGEHLVAVPYEKLKFVNEAVAYTGANQGAKPAATTTTGAATGTDKPAATTTSSTSKWYPDHAVFNASKDELKNMPEFKYSE, translated from the coding sequence ATGATGATGAAGTCGATCGTCGCCGGCCTTGCCGGCACAGCCCTGCTTGCGACCGTTGCGTACGCGCAATCGCCGACCGTCACCACCGACAAGGCGCCGACGGCGGCCACCACCGCCACGACGACGTCCACGACCGCAACCGGCCAGTGGCGTACGTCCAAGATGGACGGCCTCAAGGTCTACAACGAAGCCAACGAGAACATCGGTACGATCAATGATCTGCTGATGGACAAGAGCGGCGACATCAAGATCGCGGTGATCGGCGTCGGCGGCTTCCTCGGCATGGGCGAGCATCTCGTCGCCGTGCCCTATGAGAAGCTGAAGTTCGTCAACGAGGCCGTCGCCTACACTGGCGCAAACCAGGGTGCCAAGCCCGCCGCGACCACCACCACCGGCGCTGCGACCGGCACCGACAAGCCCGCGGCGACCACGACGTCGTCCACGTCGAAATGGTATCCGGACCACGCCGTGTTCAACGCCAGCAAGGACGAGCTGAAGAATATGCCCGAGTTCAAGTACTCGGAGTAA
- a CDS encoding ABC transporter substrate-binding protein translates to MQKLFAAVAAGFALAATGGTAQAQISDDVVKIGVLTDMSSLYADATGKGSLAAVEMAVADYGAKVAGKPVQVVAADHQNKPDVGVNIARNWYDNDKVDAIFDVPTSSVALPISALTREKNKININSGGGSSDITGIACSPNTVHWTYDTYALSNVAGKAMVKRGEDTWFFVTADYAFGMALQRDAANVVKASGGKVLGEVRHPLNSSDFSSFLLQAQASKAKVVALANAGGDTTNALKQASEFGLTQGGQKMIALLQEITDTHSLGIKATQGLIVTDAFYWDMNDETRAFSKRFNEKVGHMPTMIQAGLYSATMHYLKAIDAIKTDEAPKVMEQMRKTPVNDFFAKNGKIRIDGRMVHDMYLFEVKKPEESKGEWDLYKLIATVPGDEAFRPLDKGGCPLVTH, encoded by the coding sequence ATGCAGAAACTATTCGCCGCGGTCGCGGCCGGCTTCGCACTTGCCGCAACAGGCGGCACCGCGCAGGCGCAGATTTCCGACGACGTCGTCAAGATCGGCGTGCTCACGGACATGTCGAGCCTCTATGCGGACGCGACCGGCAAGGGGTCGCTCGCCGCCGTCGAGATGGCGGTCGCCGATTACGGCGCCAAGGTTGCGGGCAAGCCGGTTCAGGTCGTCGCCGCCGATCACCAGAACAAGCCCGACGTCGGCGTCAACATCGCCCGCAACTGGTACGACAACGACAAGGTCGACGCGATCTTCGACGTGCCGACCTCCTCAGTCGCCCTGCCCATCTCGGCGCTGACGCGCGAAAAGAACAAGATCAACATCAATTCCGGCGGCGGCTCGTCCGACATCACCGGCATCGCCTGCTCGCCCAACACGGTGCACTGGACCTACGACACCTATGCGCTGTCGAACGTCGCAGGCAAGGCGATGGTCAAGCGCGGCGAGGACACCTGGTTCTTCGTCACCGCCGACTACGCCTTCGGCATGGCGCTGCAGCGCGACGCGGCCAACGTGGTCAAGGCGAGCGGCGGCAAGGTGCTCGGCGAGGTCCGCCATCCGCTCAACTCGTCGGACTTCTCCTCCTTCCTGCTGCAGGCCCAGGCCTCCAAGGCCAAGGTGGTCGCGCTGGCGAATGCCGGCGGCGACACCACCAACGCGCTGAAGCAGGCTTCCGAATTCGGCCTGACCCAGGGCGGCCAGAAGATGATCGCACTGCTGCAGGAGATCACCGACACGCATTCGCTCGGCATCAAGGCGACGCAGGGCCTGATCGTCACCGACGCCTTCTACTGGGACATGAACGACGAAACGCGCGCCTTCTCCAAGCGCTTCAACGAGAAGGTCGGGCACATGCCGACCATGATCCAGGCCGGGCTCTATTCGGCGACCATGCACTATCTGAAGGCGATCGACGCCATCAAGACCGACGAGGCGCCGAAGGTGATGGAGCAGATGCGCAAGACGCCGGTCAACGACTTCTTCGCCAAGAACGGCAAGATCCGCATCGACGGCCGCATGGTCCACGACATGTACCTGTTCGAGGTCAAGAAGCCCGAGGAATCCAAGGGCGAGTGGGACCTCTACAAGCTGATCGCCACCGTGCCCGGCGACGAAGCCTTCCGTCCGCTCGACAAGGGCGGCTGCCCGCTGGTGACGCACTAA
- a CDS encoding ABC transporter substrate-binding protein, which yields MLKRKIGKIALGFAVTLTAGVALASVAQARDLTVVSWGGAYQEAQKKVYFEPFKKAAGLPMNDESWDGGIGVLRAKVQGGAATWDVVQVESDELAVGCEEGLFEKMDYARIGGEAAYIPPSVNPCGVGAILYDFVLGYDKDKLKTAPGGWADFFDTKKIPGKRGLRQGPKTTLEIALMADGVAPKDVYKVLATDEGVDRAFKKLDSLKGDIVWWKAGAQPPQLLASGEVAMTSVYNGRIDTANKNEKKNFGMVWDGALFTLDSWVILKGSPNKDAAYKFLDFAGKAENQSKLSENIAYGTSNKDAAGRLAPAVLKDLPTAPDNIKNAVEINVGFWLENIDRLTERFNKWAAK from the coding sequence ATGCTGAAGCGCAAGATTGGCAAGATTGCTCTGGGCTTCGCAGTGACGCTCACCGCCGGCGTCGCGCTGGCGAGCGTCGCGCAGGCGCGGGACCTCACCGTGGTGTCGTGGGGCGGCGCGTATCAGGAGGCCCAGAAGAAGGTCTATTTCGAGCCCTTCAAGAAGGCGGCCGGGCTTCCCATGAACGACGAATCCTGGGACGGCGGCATCGGGGTGCTGCGCGCCAAGGTGCAGGGGGGCGCCGCCACCTGGGACGTCGTCCAGGTCGAGAGCGACGAGCTCGCGGTCGGCTGCGAGGAGGGCCTGTTCGAGAAGATGGACTATGCCAGGATCGGTGGCGAGGCCGCCTATATCCCGCCGTCCGTCAATCCCTGCGGCGTCGGCGCCATCCTCTACGATTTCGTTCTCGGCTACGACAAGGACAAGCTGAAGACGGCCCCCGGCGGCTGGGCCGACTTCTTCGATACGAAGAAAATTCCGGGCAAGCGCGGCCTGCGTCAGGGGCCGAAGACCACGCTGGAGATCGCGCTGATGGCCGACGGCGTCGCGCCGAAGGACGTCTACAAGGTGCTGGCGACCGACGAGGGCGTCGATCGCGCGTTCAAGAAGCTGGACAGCCTCAAGGGCGACATCGTCTGGTGGAAGGCCGGCGCCCAGCCGCCGCAACTGCTCGCCTCCGGCGAGGTGGCGATGACTTCGGTCTACAACGGCCGCATCGACACCGCGAACAAGAACGAGAAGAAAAATTTCGGCATGGTGTGGGATGGCGCGCTCTTCACGCTCGACAGCTGGGTCATCCTGAAGGGCAGCCCGAACAAGGATGCCGCCTACAAGTTCCTGGATTTCGCCGGCAAGGCGGAGAACCAGTCGAAACTGTCGGAGAACATCGCCTATGGCACCTCGAACAAGGATGCAGCCGGCCGGCTCGCGCCCGCCGTGCTGAAGGACCTGCCGACGGCGCCCGACAACATCAAGAACGCGGTCGAGATCAATGTCGGCTTCTGGCTCGAGAACATCGACCGCCTGACCGAGCGCTTCAACAAATGGGCGGCGAAGTAG
- a CDS encoding ABC transporter permease encodes MSDHASLRTPSQRIAWATTVIVSTLVFIFLIAPILAIMPLSFSSGSYLTYPLPGFSWRWYDDFITSPRWMNALKNSMIIGVASTILSMVLGTLAALGLAQWKSRLKPLVLAFVLSPVVVPGVITAVGLYFFFAPIGLTGSYLGLILAHTALATPFVVITVGATLQSFDTNLARAAASLGASPLYAFRRVILPLILPGLASGALFAFATSFDEVVIVLFMAGPEQRTLPREMFAGIRENISPTITAAAVILTMVSVILLATLEGLRRRNERLKSGA; translated from the coding sequence TTGAGCGATCATGCTTCCCTCCGCACGCCGAGCCAGCGCATCGCATGGGCCACGACCGTCATCGTCTCCACGCTGGTGTTCATCTTCCTGATCGCGCCGATCCTAGCGATCATGCCGCTGTCGTTCAGTTCGGGCTCGTACCTGACCTATCCGCTGCCCGGCTTCTCCTGGCGCTGGTACGACGACTTCATCACTTCGCCGCGCTGGATGAATGCGCTGAAGAACAGCATGATCATCGGCGTCGCCTCGACCATCCTGTCCATGGTGCTCGGCACCTTGGCCGCGCTGGGGCTCGCGCAATGGAAGAGCCGGCTCAAACCGCTGGTGCTGGCCTTCGTGCTGTCACCGGTCGTCGTGCCCGGCGTCATCACCGCAGTCGGCCTCTATTTCTTCTTCGCCCCGATCGGCCTGACGGGCAGCTATCTCGGCTTGATCCTGGCCCACACCGCGCTGGCGACGCCGTTTGTGGTGATCACGGTCGGTGCGACATTGCAAAGCTTCGACACCAATCTGGCGCGCGCCGCCGCCTCGCTCGGCGCTTCACCGCTTTACGCGTTCCGCCGGGTGATCCTGCCGCTGATCCTGCCCGGCCTCGCCTCAGGCGCGCTGTTCGCCTTCGCGACCAGCTTCGATGAGGTGGTCATCGTGCTCTTCATGGCGGGTCCCGAGCAGCGTACCCTGCCGCGCGAGATGTTCGCCGGCATCCGCGAGAACATCAGCCCGACCATCACGGCGGCGGCGGTGATCCTGACGATGGTCTCGGTCATCCTCCTCGCGACGCTGGAAGGTCTGCGCCGGCGCAACGAGCGGCTCAAGAGCGGCGCCTGA
- a CDS encoding ABC transporter ATP-binding protein yields MEAGMVTPAPALVRFSGIQKTYDGEHLVVKNLDLDIRKGEFITLLGPSGSGKTTTLMMLAGFEVPTHGEIYLADRPIKNMPPHKRDIGMVFQNYALFPHLTIAENIAFPLSVRKISKAEAEERVEAALRMIKMETLAHRRPGQLSGGQQQRVALARALVFNPQLVLMDEPLGALDKRLREQMQLEIKQLHETMGITIVYVTHDQSEALTMSDRIAVFNDGIVQQIDTPGALYEHPVNSFVAHFIGENNVLAGTVETVDKDYCRVALAGGGTVIARAVNVSLAGASTSLSVRPERVAILTDGTSSDGPNRLPARVQSTIYLGDHALAVLDVAGNGEFIVKLQPDAHDSLGQGDRVFVTFRPEDCLALDPV; encoded by the coding sequence ATGGAAGCCGGCATGGTCACGCCTGCGCCGGCGCTGGTGCGCTTTTCCGGCATTCAGAAGACCTATGACGGCGAGCACCTCGTGGTGAAGAACCTCGATCTCGACATCAGGAAGGGCGAGTTCATCACCCTGCTCGGCCCGTCGGGCTCGGGCAAGACGACCACGCTGATGATGCTGGCCGGCTTCGAGGTTCCGACCCATGGCGAGATCTACCTCGCGGACCGTCCGATCAAGAACATGCCGCCGCACAAGCGCGACATCGGCATGGTGTTCCAGAACTATGCCCTATTTCCGCATCTGACGATCGCGGAGAACATCGCCTTCCCGCTGTCCGTTCGCAAGATCAGCAAGGCGGAAGCGGAAGAGCGCGTCGAGGCCGCGCTGCGCATGATCAAGATGGAAACCCTGGCCCACCGGCGGCCGGGGCAATTGTCCGGCGGCCAGCAGCAGCGCGTGGCGCTGGCCCGCGCGCTGGTCTTCAACCCGCAGCTCGTTCTGATGGACGAACCCCTGGGCGCCCTCGACAAGCGCCTGCGCGAGCAGATGCAACTTGAGATCAAGCAGCTGCACGAGACGATGGGCATCACGATCGTCTACGTCACCCATGATCAGAGCGAAGCGCTCACCATGTCGGACCGCATCGCGGTGTTCAACGACGGCATCGTGCAGCAGATCGACACGCCCGGCGCGCTTTACGAGCATCCGGTGAACAGCTTCGTCGCCCACTTCATCGGCGAGAACAATGTGCTGGCCGGCACCGTCGAGACGGTCGACAAGGACTATTGCCGCGTCGCGCTGGCTGGTGGCGGCACCGTGATCGCGCGGGCGGTCAACGTCTCGCTCGCGGGCGCATCGACCTCCCTCTCGGTGCGGCCGGAGCGTGTCGCGATTCTCACCGACGGCACCTCCAGCGACGGGCCGAACCGCCTGCCGGCGAGGGTGCAAAGCACCATCTATCTCGGCGACCACGCGCTGGCCGTGCTCGATGTCGCCGGCAATGGCGAGTTCATCGTCAAGCTTCAGCCGGACGCGCATGACAGCCTGGGACAGGGGGACCGCGTGTTCGTCACCTTCCGCCCCGAGGACTGCCTGGCGCTCGATCCCGTCTGA
- a CDS encoding ABC transporter permease produces the protein MTDARLTGANASTEVPLKRRLKRAERRRQVKALALVLPLLVFLLFTFAGPIAGMLWRAVGDREVRQVLPQTIAALAGWDGRDLPDEAAFAALANDILAARASGTMAIAAKRLNYALNGFRTILTSTARNLKAVPEPGTAMETLVKINPAWRERATWTTIKDASGPLTGFYLLSALDLVRNADGAIVAAPPDQAIYRDIFIRTFIISISVTALCLILGFPVAYLLATLPPGRSNLLMIFVLLPFWTSLLVRTCAWIVLLQSKGVVNDSLHWLGIIDEPLRLIYNRFGVCVAMTHVLLPFMILPLYSSMKAISPAYMRAAASLGAPPVTAFLRIYLPQTLPGIGAGSLLVFILALGYYITPALVGGAADQMISYFIALYTTETANWGLASALGAVLLLATLLLALVYGKLVQGQPVTGGMKN, from the coding sequence ATGACGGATGCGCGCTTGACCGGCGCCAATGCGTCGACCGAGGTGCCGCTCAAGCGCCGATTGAAGCGTGCAGAGCGAAGACGCCAGGTCAAGGCATTGGCGCTGGTCCTGCCGCTTCTCGTCTTCCTGCTCTTCACCTTCGCTGGGCCCATCGCCGGCATGCTGTGGCGCGCGGTCGGCGACCGCGAGGTTCGCCAGGTCCTGCCCCAAACGATAGCTGCTCTGGCCGGTTGGGACGGCAGGGACCTGCCGGACGAAGCGGCCTTCGCTGCGCTGGCAAATGACATCCTCGCGGCGCGCGCCTCCGGCACGATGGCCATCGCCGCGAAGCGGCTGAACTACGCCCTGAACGGCTTCCGCACCATCCTGACCAGCACCGCCCGCAATCTCAAGGCGGTGCCGGAGCCGGGCACGGCCATGGAAACGCTGGTCAAGATCAATCCGGCCTGGCGCGAACGCGCGACATGGACGACGATCAAGGACGCAAGCGGTCCGTTGACCGGCTTCTACCTGCTGTCGGCCCTCGACCTCGTCAGGAACGCGGACGGCGCGATCGTCGCGGCCCCGCCGGATCAGGCGATTTACCGCGACATATTCATCCGCACCTTCATCATCAGCATCAGTGTCACGGCACTGTGCCTGATCCTCGGCTTCCCGGTCGCCTATCTGCTGGCGACGCTGCCGCCCGGCCGGTCGAACCTGCTGATGATCTTCGTGCTGCTGCCGTTCTGGACCTCGCTCCTGGTCCGCACCTGCGCCTGGATCGTGTTACTGCAAAGCAAGGGCGTCGTGAACGACAGCCTGCACTGGCTCGGCATCATCGACGAGCCGTTGCGCCTGATCTACAACCGCTTCGGTGTCTGCGTGGCCATGACCCACGTTCTCCTGCCGTTCATGATCCTGCCGCTGTACAGCAGCATGAAGGCAATCTCGCCCGCTTACATGCGCGCCGCCGCCTCGCTCGGGGCGCCGCCCGTCACAGCTTTCCTGCGGATCTACCTGCCTCAAACGCTGCCCGGCATCGGCGCGGGAAGCCTGCTCGTCTTCATCCTGGCGCTCGGCTACTACATCACACCGGCACTGGTCGGCGGCGCCGCCGACCAGATGATCAGCTACTTCATCGCGCTCTACACGACCGAGACGGCCAATTGGGGCCTTGCCTCGGCGTTGGGTGCGGTGCTGCTTCTGGCCACTCTTCTGCTCGCTCTCGTCTACGGCAAGCTGGTGCAGGGACAGCCCGTCACGGGAGGCATGAAGAATTGA